The following DNA comes from Candidatus Angelobacter sp..
CACGAAATCCGTGTCGCCGTCACCGTCAAAATCGCCCGGCTCGACATCCGCCACGCGGCTGACGTGATCCAGGATGGTCGTCGCGGTAAACTGCATCGCGCCGTTGTTGGACAACAGCACCACGCTCCCGACGAAATCGTCGATGGGACTCAGGGTTCCAAGACAGGCGACGACAATGTCCGCGTTGCCGTTGCGTTCGCCGGACAATACCTGTGTGTGAGCGGGGTTACGGACCGTTGCGAGCTTCTCTTCTTTCCAGATGCCGTTCTGATCGTGAATCCAATTGACCGCCGACTTCTCACTGTCGCTCACCAGCACGTCGGGATTGCCGTCCTTGTCGAGATCGGCAATCTGAACGTGTCCGATGAAAGGAGGATGGCGCCGATCGGCGCCCGCCGGATCGCCCAAGACGCTCTTCTGGAATTGCAGCGGCGATTCGCGTGGATCCGGGTCTTCGCCCAGCGTCGGCTGGATTTCCGGGCTGAAGGTGAAATAGTAATGGAGCACGTCCTGAAACTCGTCATCGGTGAGCCTCGTTACATGGCGTATTTCCATGATTTGCGCCATGCGGGACATCACTTCACGCCAGCTCTGTCGCGGAAGGTTTGATGGATCCGGAACGAGGTGACAGACGCCGCAATTTGCCGCCAACGGAATCGCTGCAGCCCAGGCTTCCCGGCTCAACGCAGCCCGACCGTTGAGAAATCTGGATTTTTTTTGCGTCCTTGCGTCGGTCGCGGAGTGGCACGAGGCGCAGGCCGACCGGCGACCGCTCATCAAGCCGTTAGCCGCCCGGAGATATGATTCGGTGAAAGCTGAACGGGACTGTTCCCGGGGGCTTGGTCCCGGGATCCGTGGAGAGATGAACCGGAGCAGCAATTCCGCTCCACCGACGAGCAGCAGTCCGACGACGACGAAAACTGCGGCGCGTTTCAAACTGCGAGCGTTCACGGGCGCCCGTTATATGCGATGGCGAAACCCGCGTCGATGCCCGCTTGTCGGCCCGCCCTTCGGGAGTTCTACTTCAGCCGCCAGGTGATGCGCGCCTTCTCCAGGTCGTAGGGCGACATCTCCATTTTCACGCGGTCACCGACGGTGAGACGCACCCAGCGTTTGCGCATCTTGCCGCAGATGGTGGCCAGCACGAGATGTTTGTTGTCGAGTTCCACCCGGAACATGGTGCCGGGCAGCACGGTCATCACGCGGCCTTCGACTTCAATATGTTCTTCTTTCATGGGCTGATTGCACGAGACCCGTCTGTTTTGCGGCGTGAGATCCTGCCGACCGGCAAAACGAGACGCCGCGAGATGGAAAGGCGGGGCCCGGTTCAAGCCGGAACCCCGCCACGAAATCCGAAATGACCTAGTAGCGACTGCGACCGCCACCGCCATAACCACCGCCGCCCGATTCACGACGACCGCCACCCGGACGCTCTTCGCGCGGTTTGGCGACATTGACCGTAAGGGCGCGTCCGTCCATGTCCTTGCCATTCAAACCCTCGATGGCCCTCTGGGCCTCCTCGGGTGAACTCATGGTTACGAAGCCAAAGCCCCGCGGGCGGTTGGTCATGCGATCCATCATCAGGTTCGCTTCAGTGACCGTGCCAAACGCGGCAAACGCGTCCTGAAGGTCGTTTTCGGTGGTATTGAAGGAAAGGTTTCCGACAAATAATTTACTGCTCATAGGATGTTCTTGCTGTCCGACTAACCGGCACTTTCCACAGACTGTTCCCGAACGTCGGGTCTAAAATCGTCACTGAACAAGGTTCACTTGAAGATTCACCATGCCTTGGAAGAGACAAGCTATCTAACAGACCGGTCCAGCGTGACCGTTTTTGGCGGAATGGCAATAACTATCGTCAACTATCTTTCCGGCGCATCACGCGGACAAGCCCGCCTTCTTCGCGCATTGCAGGAATCGTTCGGCGGCGGTGGAGAGTCCGTTTTTTAACCACGCGGCGCCAATGATCAATGGCTCGGGCGCCGGGGAAAGAGGAATGAGTTTCAGGCGCGGCCCAGCGGTGCAGGTCAGGGATTGCGGCGCCACTGCGACGCCGGCTCCGGACTCGACCGCGGCGATCAAACTGCTCACGCTGTCGTGTTCCTCGGCGATGCGCGGCTTGCCTTTGATGCCGGCGAACATGGCGTCCAGCATTTGGTGGGCTTCGGGATAATCTTTGCGGCTGTAGGTAATGATCGGTTCGCGCGCGGCCTCCGCCAGCGTCACCGTGCGACGGTTGGCGAGCGGATGCTTCGGCGCCACCGCCAGGCAGATGGAGTCGCGCGCCAGTTCCTCGAACCGCAGCCCGCGCAACATGGCCGGAGTCAGTCGCACGACAAAAGCAATTTGCAGCGTTCCCTCGCGCAGCCCGGCAAGCATTTCTTCGGTGGACAAGTCATGCAACCGCACGCGGACATTGGGCAGCTCTGTTTGAAAGCCGCGCAATGCAGCCGGCAGAATCCGCGCAGTGGGCGACGGCGCGTAACCAACGTGCAATTCGCCGCCACTCGTGGCAATGGCCCGAGCCGCTCTCACGGCGCCCTCGGCGCGTTGCAACACCGCGCGGGCCTCGGTCAGAAAGGCTCG
Coding sequences within:
- a CDS encoding FG-GAP-like repeat-containing protein, which translates into the protein MSGRRSACASCHSATDARTQKKSRFLNGRAALSREAWAAAIPLAANCGVCHLVPDPSNLPRQSWREVMSRMAQIMEIRHVTRLTDDEFQDVLHYYFTFSPEIQPTLGEDPDPRESPLQFQKSVLGDPAGADRRHPPFIGHVQIADLDKDGNPDVLVSDSEKSAVNWIHDQNGIWKEEKLATVRNPAHTQVLSGERNGNADIVVACLGTLSPIDDFVGSVVLLSNNGAMQFTATTILDHVSRVADVEPGDFDGDGDTDFV
- the infA gene encoding translation initiation factor IF-1; translated protein: MKEEHIEVEGRVMTVLPGTMFRVELDNKHLVLATICGKMRKRWVRLTVGDRVKMEMSPYDLEKARITWRLK
- a CDS encoding RNA-binding protein codes for the protein MSSKLFVGNLSFNTTENDLQDAFAAFGTVTEANLMMDRMTNRPRGFGFVTMSSPEEAQRAIEGLNGKDMDGRALTVNVAKPREERPGGGRRESGGGGYGGGGRSRY
- a CDS encoding LysR substrate-binding domain-containing protein; the encoded protein is MELRHLRYFIAAAETENVSRAALKLHVSQPALSRQIRDLEDELGFLLLKRSAKSVRLTEAGRAFLTEARAVLQRAEGAVRAARAIATSGGELHVGYAPSPTARILPAALRGFQTELPNVRVRLHDLSTEEMLAGLREGTLQIAFVVRLTPAMLRGLRFEELARDSICLAVAPKHPLANRRTVTLAEAAREPIITYSRKDYPEAHQMLDAMFAGIKGKPRIAEEHDSVSSLIAAVESGAGVAVAPQSLTCTAGPRLKLIPLSPAPEPLIIGAAWLKNGLSTAAERFLQCAKKAGLSA